A region from the Coffea eugenioides isolate CCC68of chromosome 9, Ceug_1.0, whole genome shotgun sequence genome encodes:
- the LOC113783167 gene encoding probable LRR receptor-like serine/threonine-protein kinase At4g20940 isoform X1 — protein sequence MKLIGILALACCFFCALGQLPSQDILTLLEFKKGIKHDPTGYVLQSWNEESIDFNGCPSSWNGIMCNGGSVAAVVLDNLGLLADADLSVFSNLTMLVKLSMSNNSISGKLPNNVGDFKSLEYLDLSDNLFFSTLPPGIGNLGRLKNLSLAGNNFSGSIPDAISGLGSIQSLDLSDNSFSGEVPSSFMKLTNLVSLNLSLNGFIKKIPKGFELMANLQVLDLHGNMLDGNLDSEFLLLTTATHVDFSGNLLASSSQQQKFLPGISETVKYLNLSHNQLTGSLVDEAQIFGNLKVLDLSYNQLYGDLPGFTFVYDLEVLKLSNNRFSGFIPNDLLKSGSLVLTELDLSGNNLTGPVSMITSTTLQTLNLSSNALSGELPLVTGSCVIIDLSSNQFEGNLTRMLKWGNLEIIDLSQNRLTGPIPESTAQFLRLNYLNMSHNLLNGSLPKVLTQFPKIGTLDLSFNLLNGPLLSSLLTVPTLQELHLQRNTLSGSIDFFPPSSNESNLRILDLSHNQFSGNFPDGLGSLSRLQGLNITGNNLSGSLPASVGDIKSLDSLDISQNHFTGPLPKNLPDSLQSFNASLNDLSGVVPENLRKFPLSSFYPGNSELQFPNPPTGSNQVPAENHRKGHFKPIVKVVIIIACVIALVIIILLAIFLHYIRMSRRPLPIASKDVRHQAPQNPSTFSGRDSAGSLVVSAEDIMTTRKGSSSEIISPDEKMAAITGFSPSKGSGFSWSPESGDSYTAENLTRLDIRSPERLAGELFFLDDTISFTPEELSKAPAEVLGRSSHGTSYRATLENGLFLTVKWLREGVAKQRKEFAKEAKKFANIRHPNVVTLRGYYWGPTQHEKLILSDYISPGSLASFLYDRPGRKGPPLTWAQRLKIAVDVARGLNYLHFDRAVPHGNLKATNILLDGPDFNARVADYCLHRLMTQSGTIEQILDAGVLGYRAPELAASKKPLPSFKSDVYAFGVILLELLTGKCAGDVVSGEDGGVDLTDWVRLRVAEGHGSDCFDAALMPEMGTPAAEKGTKEVLGIALRCIRSVSERPGIKTIYEDLSSI from the exons ATGAAGCTAATTGGTATTTTGGCATTAGCATGTTGTTTTTTCTGTGCCTTGGGGCAACTTCCTTCCCAGGACATACTGACATTGCTTGAATTCAAGAAGGGAATCAAGCATGACCCAACTGGTTATGTGCTCCAGTCGTGGAATGAGGAGTCGATCGACTTCAATGGATGTCCCTCCTCTTGGAACGGTATAATGTGTAATGGTGGTAGTGTTGCAGCTGTTGTCCTCGACAACCTCGGTTTGTTGGCCGATGCAGACTTGAGCGTATTTTCTAATCTTACGATGCTTGTGAAACTTTCAATGTCAAACAATTCTATTTCTGGGAAATTGCCCAACAATGTTGGTGATTTCAAAAGCCTTGAGTATCTGGATTTATCAGACAACCTGTTCTTTTCGACCTTGCCACCTGGTATTGGTAATTTAGGGAGATTGAAAAATCTTTCATTAGCCGGGAACAACTTTTCTGGCTCAATTCCAGATGCCATTTCAGGACTTGGGTCAATTCAGTCTTTGGACTTAAGTGACAACTCCTTTTCTGGTGAAGTGCCCTCGTCTTTCATGAAATTGACGAATTTGGTATCTCTCAATTTGTCCCTTAATGGGTTTATAAAGAAAATACCGAAAGGGTTTGAGCTGATGGCAAACCTTCAGGTGCTTGACTTGCATGGGAATATGCTCGATGGTAATTTAGATTCAGAATTCTTGTTGCTCACTACTGCAACTCACGTTGATTTTAGTGGGAATTTGCTTGCCAGTTCTTCTCAGCAGCAAAAATTCCTACCAGGCATTTCTGAGACTGTCAAGTATTTAAACCTTAGCCACAATCAGCTCACAGGATCACTTGTAGATGAGGCACAGATATTTGGGAACTTGAAGGTTTTGGATTTGAGCTATAATCAGCTGTATGGAGACTTGCCTGGCTTCACTTTTGTATATGACCTTGAGGTTCTTAAACTCAGTAACAACAGATTCTCTGGCTTTATTCCTAATGACCTTTTGAAAAGTGGTTCTCTGGTTCTAACTGAGTTGGATTTGAGTGGCAACAACCTGACAG GTCCAGTCAGTATGATAACATCAACCACATTGCAAACACTTAACCTCTCCTCCAATGCCCTTTCTGGTGAACTTCCCCTGGTGACAGGAAGTTGTGTGATTATTGATTTATCCAGCAACCAATTCGAAGGAAATTTGACTAGAATGCTGAAATGGGGTAATCTTGAAATTATAGATCTGAGCCAAAATAGATTGACTGGACCTATCCCTGAGTCAACGGCCCAATTTTTGCGCTTGAATTACCTTAACATGTCTCATAATTTGTTGAATGGCTCCCTCCCAAAAGTCTTGACTCAGTTTCCTAAAATCGGCACCCTTGATCTCAGTTTTAACCTATTGAATGGACCTCTTCTAAGCAGCCTATTGACTGTTCCTACTCTTCAAGAACTTCACCTACAGAGAAACACTCTGAGCGGAAGTATAGATTTCTTCCCTCCTTCATCAAATGAATCAAATCTCCGAATTCTTGATCTTTCTCATAATCAATTCAGTGGCAACTTTCCTGATGGACTTGGATCTCTGTCTAGACTTCAAGGTCTCAATATTACCGGGAATAATCTTTCTGGTTCCCTTCCAGCTTCTGTTGGTGACATCAAATCCCTAGATTCACTGGACATTTCACAAAATCATTTTACGGGTCCACTACCAAAGAATTTGCCTGACAGTCTTCAAAGCTTTAATGCATCTCTCAATGATCTTTCTGGGGTTGTCCctgaaaatttgagaaaatttcctTTATCTTCTTTCTACCCTGGGAATTCAGAATTACAATTTCCAAATCCTCCTACCGGATCAAACCAGGTTCCAGCTGAAAATCACAGAAAGGGACATTTTAAACCTATTGTCAAAGTGGTAATAATAATTGCCTGTGTGATTGCTTTGGTCATCATCATCCTCCTTGCCATTTTCCTTCATTACATTCGCATGTCAAGGAGGCCTCTGCCAATAGCAAGCAAAGATGTCCGTCACCAAGCCCCGCAAAATCCTTCTACCTTCAGTGGAAGAGACAGTGCTGGTAGTTTGGTAGTTTCAGCTGAGGATATCATGACCACACGCAAAGGTTCATCATCAGAGATTATTAGTCCTGATGAGAAAATGGCAGCCATAACTGGCTTTTCTCCATCAAAGGGCAGTGGCTTTTCTTGGTCACCTGAGTCTGGGGATTCCTACACTGCTGAAAACCTTACTCGACTGGATATCAGATCCCCAGAAAGATTAGCCGGTGAGCTGTTCTTTCTTGATGACACGATCTCATTTACACCTGAGGAACTATCAAAGGCCCCAGCTGAAGTCTTGGGCAGGAGCAGTCATGGGACATCTTACAGGGCAACACTGGAAAATGGGTTGTTCTTGACAGTGAAGTGGTTAAGGGAAGGAGTTGCAAAGCAAAGAAAGGAGTTTGCTAAAGAGGCCAAAAAGTTTGCAAATATTAGGCATCCAAATGTTGTAACTTTGAGAGGCTACTATTGGGGACCCACACAGCATGAGAAGTTAATTCTCTCGGATTACATTTCTCCTGGAAGTCTTGCAAGCTTTTTATACG ATCGACCTGGAAGAAAAGGTCCGCCTCTAACCTGGGCACAGAGGCTGAAAATAGCAGTTGATGTTGCACGTGGCCTGAATTATCTTCATTTTGACCGTGCGGTTCCCCATGGAAACCTTAAAGCAACCAACATCCTGTTAGATGGTCCAGATTTTAATGCAAGAGTTGCAGATTACTGCCTTCACCGACTCATGACTCAATCAGGCACGATTGAACAGATTCTTGATGCTGGGGTGTTAGGTTATCGTGCACCAGAGTTGGCTGCATCTAAGAAGCCACTGCCTTCCTTTAAATCAGATGTTTATGCTTTTGGAGTTATATTACTGGAACTGCTAACCGGAAAGTGTGCTGGTGATGTTGTTTCTGGTGAAGATGGAGGAGTTGACCTGACAGACTGGGTGAGATTGAGGGTGGCAGAAGGTCATGGATCGGATTGTTTTGATGCTGCATTAATGCCTGAGATGGGGACTCCTGCAGCCGAGAAAGGAACGAAGGAGGTCCTCGGGATAGCTTTACGTTGTATACGCTCTGTATCTGAAAGGCCAGGTATCAAGACTATATATGAGGACCTCTCGTCCATATAG
- the LOC113783167 gene encoding probable LRR receptor-like serine/threonine-protein kinase At4g20940 isoform X2: MKLIGILALACCFFCALGQLPSQDILTLLEFKKGIKHDPTGYVLQSWNEESIDFNGCPSSWNGIMCNGGSVAAVVLDNLGLLADADLSVFSNLTMLVKLSMSNNSISGKLPNNVGDFKSLEYLDLSDNLFFSTLPPGIGNLGRLKNLSLAGNNFSGSIPDAISGLGSIQSLDLSDNSFSGEVPSSFMKLTNLVSLNLSLNGFIKKIPKGFELMANLQVLDLHGNMLDGNLDSEFLLLTTATHVDFSGNLLASSSQQQKFLPGISETVKYLNLSHNQLTGSLVDEAQIFGNLKVLDLSYNQLYGDLPGFTFVYDLEVLKLSNNRFSGFIPNDLLKSGSLVLTELDLSGNNLTGPVSMITSTTLQTLNLSSNALSGELPLVTGSCVIIDLSSNQFEGNLTRMLKWGNLEIIDLSQNRLTGPIPESTAQFLRLNYLNMSHNLLNGSLPKVLTQFPKIGTLDLSFNLLNGPLLSSLLTVPTLQELHLQRNTLSGSIDFFPPSSNESNLRILDLSHNQFSGNFPDGLGSLSRLQGLNITGNNLSGSLPASVGDIKSLDSLDISQNHFTGPLPKNLPDSLQSFNASLNDLSGVVPENLRKFPLSSFYPGNSELQFPNPPTGSNQVPAENHRKGHFKPIVKVVIIIACVIALVIIILLAIFLHYIRMSRRPLPIASKDVRHQAPQNPSTFSGRDSAGSLVVSAEDIMTTRKGSSSEIISPDEKMAAITGFSPSKGSGFSWSPESGDSYTAENLTRLDIRSPERLAGELFFLDDTISFTPEELSKAPAEVLGRSSHGTSYRATLENGLFLTVKWLREGVAKQRKEFAKEAKKFANIRHPNVVTLRGYYWGPTQHEKLILSDYISPGSLASFLYGAHKAN, from the exons ATGAAGCTAATTGGTATTTTGGCATTAGCATGTTGTTTTTTCTGTGCCTTGGGGCAACTTCCTTCCCAGGACATACTGACATTGCTTGAATTCAAGAAGGGAATCAAGCATGACCCAACTGGTTATGTGCTCCAGTCGTGGAATGAGGAGTCGATCGACTTCAATGGATGTCCCTCCTCTTGGAACGGTATAATGTGTAATGGTGGTAGTGTTGCAGCTGTTGTCCTCGACAACCTCGGTTTGTTGGCCGATGCAGACTTGAGCGTATTTTCTAATCTTACGATGCTTGTGAAACTTTCAATGTCAAACAATTCTATTTCTGGGAAATTGCCCAACAATGTTGGTGATTTCAAAAGCCTTGAGTATCTGGATTTATCAGACAACCTGTTCTTTTCGACCTTGCCACCTGGTATTGGTAATTTAGGGAGATTGAAAAATCTTTCATTAGCCGGGAACAACTTTTCTGGCTCAATTCCAGATGCCATTTCAGGACTTGGGTCAATTCAGTCTTTGGACTTAAGTGACAACTCCTTTTCTGGTGAAGTGCCCTCGTCTTTCATGAAATTGACGAATTTGGTATCTCTCAATTTGTCCCTTAATGGGTTTATAAAGAAAATACCGAAAGGGTTTGAGCTGATGGCAAACCTTCAGGTGCTTGACTTGCATGGGAATATGCTCGATGGTAATTTAGATTCAGAATTCTTGTTGCTCACTACTGCAACTCACGTTGATTTTAGTGGGAATTTGCTTGCCAGTTCTTCTCAGCAGCAAAAATTCCTACCAGGCATTTCTGAGACTGTCAAGTATTTAAACCTTAGCCACAATCAGCTCACAGGATCACTTGTAGATGAGGCACAGATATTTGGGAACTTGAAGGTTTTGGATTTGAGCTATAATCAGCTGTATGGAGACTTGCCTGGCTTCACTTTTGTATATGACCTTGAGGTTCTTAAACTCAGTAACAACAGATTCTCTGGCTTTATTCCTAATGACCTTTTGAAAAGTGGTTCTCTGGTTCTAACTGAGTTGGATTTGAGTGGCAACAACCTGACAG GTCCAGTCAGTATGATAACATCAACCACATTGCAAACACTTAACCTCTCCTCCAATGCCCTTTCTGGTGAACTTCCCCTGGTGACAGGAAGTTGTGTGATTATTGATTTATCCAGCAACCAATTCGAAGGAAATTTGACTAGAATGCTGAAATGGGGTAATCTTGAAATTATAGATCTGAGCCAAAATAGATTGACTGGACCTATCCCTGAGTCAACGGCCCAATTTTTGCGCTTGAATTACCTTAACATGTCTCATAATTTGTTGAATGGCTCCCTCCCAAAAGTCTTGACTCAGTTTCCTAAAATCGGCACCCTTGATCTCAGTTTTAACCTATTGAATGGACCTCTTCTAAGCAGCCTATTGACTGTTCCTACTCTTCAAGAACTTCACCTACAGAGAAACACTCTGAGCGGAAGTATAGATTTCTTCCCTCCTTCATCAAATGAATCAAATCTCCGAATTCTTGATCTTTCTCATAATCAATTCAGTGGCAACTTTCCTGATGGACTTGGATCTCTGTCTAGACTTCAAGGTCTCAATATTACCGGGAATAATCTTTCTGGTTCCCTTCCAGCTTCTGTTGGTGACATCAAATCCCTAGATTCACTGGACATTTCACAAAATCATTTTACGGGTCCACTACCAAAGAATTTGCCTGACAGTCTTCAAAGCTTTAATGCATCTCTCAATGATCTTTCTGGGGTTGTCCctgaaaatttgagaaaatttcctTTATCTTCTTTCTACCCTGGGAATTCAGAATTACAATTTCCAAATCCTCCTACCGGATCAAACCAGGTTCCAGCTGAAAATCACAGAAAGGGACATTTTAAACCTATTGTCAAAGTGGTAATAATAATTGCCTGTGTGATTGCTTTGGTCATCATCATCCTCCTTGCCATTTTCCTTCATTACATTCGCATGTCAAGGAGGCCTCTGCCAATAGCAAGCAAAGATGTCCGTCACCAAGCCCCGCAAAATCCTTCTACCTTCAGTGGAAGAGACAGTGCTGGTAGTTTGGTAGTTTCAGCTGAGGATATCATGACCACACGCAAAGGTTCATCATCAGAGATTATTAGTCCTGATGAGAAAATGGCAGCCATAACTGGCTTTTCTCCATCAAAGGGCAGTGGCTTTTCTTGGTCACCTGAGTCTGGGGATTCCTACACTGCTGAAAACCTTACTCGACTGGATATCAGATCCCCAGAAAGATTAGCCGGTGAGCTGTTCTTTCTTGATGACACGATCTCATTTACACCTGAGGAACTATCAAAGGCCCCAGCTGAAGTCTTGGGCAGGAGCAGTCATGGGACATCTTACAGGGCAACACTGGAAAATGGGTTGTTCTTGACAGTGAAGTGGTTAAGGGAAGGAGTTGCAAAGCAAAGAAAGGAGTTTGCTAAAGAGGCCAAAAAGTTTGCAAATATTAGGCATCCAAATGTTGTAACTTTGAGAGGCTACTATTGGGGACCCACACAGCATGAGAAGTTAATTCTCTCGGATTACATTTCTCCTGGAAGTCTTGCAAGCTTTTTATACG GTGCTCATAAAGCTAATTAA
- the LOC113783772 gene encoding 3-ketoacyl-CoA synthase 19-like, with protein sequence MELLTALCLLCFLCLTYYLYKLVLQRTNHCCYMLGYECYKATEDRRLDTELCASIVFRNKNLGLEEYRFLLRTIVKAGIGENSYAPENVIRGKEERPELIDSLTEMDQIFFETLDNLFAKTSISPQEIDILVVNVSLLSCVPSLTARVINRYKMKSNVKAFNLSGMGCSASLVAIDLVQQLFKTYNNAFAIVVSTESLSANWYCGNEKSMILSNCLFRSGGCSMLFTNNKALKHRAILKLKCMVRTHYGSNDEAYDCCIQMEDGHGNRGFRLTKKLVKAAAQSFTINLRVLGPKMLPLWEIIRYIILSFPQRRKSKRASLDEGLTAAIPNLKTGAEHFCIHPGGKAVIDGVGKSLGLTDYDLEPTRMTLHRFGNTSAGGLWYVLGYMEAKKRLKKGDRIIMISFGSGFKCNTCIWEVMKDMKDGNAWKDCIDEYPPNAVVNPFMEKYGWLDR encoded by the coding sequence ATGGAGCTCTTAACTGCACTATGCTTGCTTTGTTTCCTTTGCCTTACATATTACCTCTACAAGCTTGTCTTGCAGAGGACAAACCATTGTTGTTACATGCTAGGCTATGAATGTTACAAGGCCACGGAGGACAGAAGGTTGGACACAGAATTATGTGCTTCCATCGTATTCCGCAACAAAAATCTTGGCTTGGAAGAATACAGATTCCTCTTACGAACCATTGTCAAAGCAGGCATTGGTGAAAACTCTTATGCTCCCGAAAATGTCATCCGGGGCAAAGAAGAGCGTCCTGAATTAATCGATTCATTAACCGAGATGGatcaaattttctttgaaacaCTTGACAATCTTTTTGCTAAAACAAGTATTTCTCCACAAGAAATTGACATTCTTGTGGTGAACGTATCCCTACTTTCTTGCGTGCCATCTCTAACAGCTCGAGTCATAAACCGTTACAAGATGAAGTCCAATGTCAAGGCCTTTAATCTCTCTGGCATGGGGTGCAGTGCCAGCCTTGTTGCAATTGATCTAGTCCAGCAGCTGTTCAAGACTTATAACAATGCATTTGCTATTGTTGTGAGTACGGAATCTTTGAGTGCAAACTGGTATTGTGGCAATGAAAAATCCATGATATTGTCCAATTGCTTATTCCGCTCGGGTGGTTGTTCGATGCTTTTCACCAATAATAAGGCCTTAAAGCATCGAGCTATCTTGAAGTTAAAATGCATGGTACGTACTCATTATGGATCAAATGATGAAGCCTATGATTGCTGCATCCAGATGGAAGATGGTCATGGAAACAGAGGTTTTCGTCTCACGAAGAAACTTGTCAAAGCTGCAGCTCAGAGTTTCACCATCAATCTGAGAGTGCTGGGGCCTAAAATGCTTCCATTATGGGAAATAATAAGGTACATCATATTATCCTTCCCACAGAGGAGGAAATCCAAGAGGGCATCCCTTGATGAAGGACTCACTGCAGCAATTCCGAATTTGAAAACAGGAGCGGAACACTTCTGCATACATCCTGGTGGAAAGGCAGTCATAGATGGGGTTGGCAAGAGTTTGGGGCTAACTGACTATGATCTTGAACCGACCCGGATGACGCTTCACCGCTTTGGTAACACTTCTGCTGGCGGCTTATGGTATGTTCTAGGTTACATGGAAGCTAAGAAAAGACTCAAGAAAGGTGACAGGATAATAATGATAAGTTTTGGTTCTGGATTTAAGTGTAATACTTGTATCTGGGAGGTAATGAAAGATATGAAGGATGGCAATGCTTGGAAAGATTGCATTGACGAGTACCCTCCAAATGCTGTAGTCAACCCTTTCATGGAGAAGTATGGATGGCTGGATCGATGA